The following proteins are co-located in the Pseudomonas cavernae genome:
- a CDS encoding L,D-transpeptidase codes for MKHLPLALSLLLATALAEAVPIQAPTPAQLKAQLDSLKPGQFLWYPQVSPQGPVTVVVSLTEQRAYVYRNGIAIGVSTVSSGKKGRDTPTGVFSILQKSVEHKSSLYNSAPMPYMQRLTWDGIALHAGKLPGYPASHGCVRLPMAFAKKLFETTGFSSTTVIISDAHSAPVEVYHPGVLAPTVSAGNAQGPLVLSNQMFWSDPGSDAGPLSILISRADLRAYVFRGGQLVGSAPALSLDSSQQRSGMAVFSLLQKPIASELDPAPPLHWSAVQVSNPEYGNTPYEQLGQLSMSPEFRRHLRAAMDIGTTLVITDWSSTRDTRSSGDFTVISTEESEAQKPLVNK; via the coding sequence ATGAAACACCTGCCACTCGCGCTGAGCCTGCTCCTCGCCACCGCCCTGGCCGAGGCCGTGCCGATTCAAGCGCCCACCCCGGCCCAGCTCAAGGCGCAGCTGGACAGCCTCAAGCCTGGCCAGTTTCTCTGGTATCCGCAGGTCTCGCCGCAGGGGCCAGTGACTGTGGTGGTCAGCCTCACCGAGCAGCGCGCCTACGTCTACCGCAACGGCATCGCCATCGGCGTCAGCACGGTGAGCAGCGGCAAGAAAGGCAGGGATACCCCCACCGGGGTGTTCAGCATTCTGCAGAAGAGCGTCGAGCATAAATCCAGCCTCTACAACAGCGCGCCGATGCCCTACATGCAGCGCCTGACCTGGGACGGCATCGCCCTGCACGCCGGCAAGCTGCCCGGCTACCCCGCCTCCCATGGCTGCGTGCGCCTGCCTATGGCGTTCGCCAAGAAGCTGTTCGAAACCACCGGTTTCAGCTCCACCACGGTGATCATTTCCGATGCCCACAGCGCGCCGGTGGAGGTCTACCACCCGGGCGTGCTGGCGCCCACGGTCAGCGCGGGCAATGCCCAGGGGCCGCTGGTGCTGAGCAACCAGATGTTCTGGAGCGATCCGGGCTCGGATGCCGGGCCGCTGTCGATCCTGATCAGCCGCGCCGACCTGCGCGCCTACGTGTTCCGCGGCGGCCAGTTGGTCGGCTCGGCGCCGGCGCTGTCGCTCGACAGCAGCCAGCAACGCAGCGGCATGGCGGTGTTTTCCCTGCTGCAAAAACCAATCGCCAGCGAGCTCGACCCCGCGCCGCCACTACACTGGTCGGCGGTCCAGGTCAGCAACCCGGAGTACGGCAACACACCTTACGAGCAACTGGGCCAACTGAGCATGAGCCCGGAATTCCGCCGTCATCTGCGCGCGGCGATGGACATCGGCACCACGTTGGTGATCACCGATTGGTCCTCCACCCGGGATACCCGCAGCAGCGGCGACTTCACGGTGATCAGCACCGAGGAGAGCGAGGCACAGAAGCCATTGGTCAATAAGTGA
- a CDS encoding murein L,D-transpeptidase catalytic domain family protein — protein MSMLDQLGGAVRLSAASLGLFFLSAWHHTAQAQALPTAAELQRLAPAASLSTLSLALTAYQCASQNEADKLLTVIDYSKASRDKRLWVFDLKAKKLLFEEWVAHGKNSGADVPTSFSNTPNSYQSSIGLYQTGQTYSGKHGRSLRLQGLEPGFNDNSMSRAIVMHAAGYADPKVVPGLGRLGRSQGCPAVRPAIAGKLINALQRGSYVFAYYPQQDWLKKSRFLQAQSCPLANRTLASK, from the coding sequence ATGTCGATGCTTGACCAATTGGGGGGGGCCGTGCGGCTCTCTGCGGCCAGTCTTGGCCTGTTTTTCCTGAGCGCCTGGCACCACACTGCCCAGGCGCAAGCCCTGCCCACCGCCGCCGAACTGCAGCGTCTGGCGCCGGCCGCCAGCCTCTCGACCCTGAGCCTGGCACTCACCGCCTATCAGTGCGCCAGCCAGAATGAGGCGGACAAGTTGCTGACGGTGATCGACTACTCCAAGGCCTCGCGCGACAAACGCCTGTGGGTGTTCGACCTGAAAGCCAAGAAGCTGCTGTTCGAGGAATGGGTCGCCCACGGCAAGAACAGCGGCGCCGATGTGCCGACCTCGTTCTCCAACACCCCGAACAGCTACCAGTCCTCCATCGGCCTGTACCAGACCGGCCAGACCTACAGTGGCAAGCATGGCCGCTCGCTGCGCCTGCAGGGACTGGAACCGGGGTTCAACGACAACAGCATGTCGCGCGCCATCGTCATGCATGCCGCCGGCTACGCCGATCCCAAGGTCGTCCCCGGCCTCGGTCGCCTCGGTCGCAGCCAGGGCTGCCCGGCCGTGCGTCCGGCAATTGCCGGCAAGCTGATCAATGCCCTGCAGCGCGGCAGCTATGTGTTCGCCTACTACCCGCAGCAAGACTGGCTGAAAAAATCGCGCTTCCTCCAGGCACAGAGCTGCCCGCTGGCCAATCGGACCCTCGCCAGCAAGTAG
- the atzF gene encoding allophanate hydrolase has product MTHEFDLRLDALKAAYRDGQTTPRQLITALREQAAALNPNYHLFIHLLSAAELEPYLATLDGQSPDSLPLYGVPFAIKDNIDLAGVPTTAACPAFAYTPNSSATLVAQLIALGAVPLGKTNLDQFATGLNGTRSPYGACPNSVHADYPSGGSSSGSSLAVALGVASFALGTDTAGSGRVPAALNNLVGLKATKGLISTAGLVPACRTLDCVTYFTATAREASQLLALTAKRDPRDEYSRTNPLWNDASAFGAPRPGFRFGVPKQLEFLGCAQSPALFAASIGQLKALGGEAVEIDFAPFLEAARLLYEGPWVAERYSLAGELIEQQPDAVLPVIRAVLEKAPRVSGVDTFRAQYRLQALKASCDDILADLDCVLTPAYPRPVTLAELEAEPVKRNSDLGYYTNFMNMLDYAAVAVPAGFMANGLPWGVTLFGRAFTDQYLLGLADALQRHTGLPLSGGRALQLAAPATAARNDMARLVVCGAHLDGLPLNWQLKQRGSRLLQVTHSSPDYQLYALAGGPPLRPGMVRVADGGAAIEVEVWELPSAELGSFLTGIPAPLGLGKVQLADGRWETGFICEPYGLAGAREITGFGGWRAYLRSLA; this is encoded by the coding sequence ATGACCCACGAATTCGATCTGCGCCTGGATGCCCTGAAAGCCGCCTACCGTGACGGCCAGACCACCCCGCGCCAGCTGATCACTGCGCTGCGTGAACAGGCCGCCGCGCTCAACCCCAACTACCACCTGTTCATCCACCTGCTCAGCGCCGCGGAGCTGGAGCCCTACCTCGCCACCCTCGACGGCCAGAGCCCGGACAGCCTGCCGCTGTACGGCGTGCCGTTCGCCATCAAGGACAATATCGACCTGGCCGGCGTGCCGACCACGGCCGCCTGCCCGGCCTTCGCCTACACCCCGAACAGCAGCGCCACCCTGGTCGCCCAGTTGATCGCCCTCGGCGCCGTGCCGCTGGGCAAGACCAACCTCGACCAGTTCGCCACCGGCCTCAACGGCACCCGCTCGCCCTATGGCGCCTGCCCGAACTCGGTGCACGCGGATTACCCGTCCGGCGGCTCCAGCTCCGGCTCGTCGCTGGCGGTGGCGCTCGGCGTCGCCAGTTTCGCCCTCGGCACCGACACCGCCGGTTCCGGCCGGGTGCCGGCGGCGCTGAACAACCTGGTCGGTCTGAAAGCCACCAAGGGGCTGATCTCCACCGCCGGGCTGGTGCCGGCCTGCCGCACCCTGGACTGCGTCACCTACTTCACCGCCACCGCGCGCGAGGCCAGCCAGCTGCTGGCGCTGACCGCCAAGCGCGACCCGCGCGACGAATACAGCCGCACCAACCCGCTGTGGAACGACGCCAGCGCCTTCGGCGCACCGCGCCCCGGTTTCCGTTTCGGCGTGCCCAAGCAGCTGGAGTTCCTCGGCTGCGCGCAAAGCCCGGCGCTGTTCGCCGCGAGCATCGGGCAGCTCAAGGCGCTCGGCGGCGAGGCGGTGGAAATCGATTTCGCGCCCTTCCTCGAAGCCGCGCGCCTGCTCTACGAAGGGCCCTGGGTGGCCGAACGCTACAGCCTCGCCGGGGAACTGATCGAACAGCAGCCCGACGCCGTGCTGCCGGTGATCCGCGCTGTGCTGGAGAAGGCGCCGCGCGTCAGTGGCGTCGACACCTTCCGCGCCCAGTACCGCCTGCAGGCGCTCAAGGCGAGCTGCGACGACATCCTCGCCGACCTCGACTGCGTGCTCACCCCGGCCTATCCACGACCGGTGACCCTGGCCGAGCTGGAGGCCGAACCGGTCAAGCGCAACTCGGACCTCGGCTACTACACCAACTTCATGAACATGCTCGACTACGCCGCAGTGGCTGTTCCTGCGGGCTTTATGGCCAACGGCCTGCCCTGGGGCGTGACCCTGTTCGGCCGCGCCTTCACCGACCAGTACCTGCTCGGCCTGGCCGATGCGCTGCAGCGCCACACCGGCCTGCCGCTCAGCGGCGGCCGCGCCCTGCAGCTCGCCGCCCCGGCGACTGCCGCGCGTAACGACATGGCCCGGCTGGTGGTCTGTGGTGCGCACCTCGACGGCCTGCCGCTCAACTGGCAGCTCAAGCAGCGCGGCAGTCGCCTGCTGCAGGTCACTCACAGCTCGCCGGACTACCAGCTCTACGCCCTGGCCGGCGGCCCGCCCTTGCGTCCCGGCATGGTCCGCGTGGCGGACGGCGGCGCGGCCATCGAGGTGGAAGTCTGGGAGCTGCCGAGCGCCGAACTCGGCTCCTTCCTCACTGGCATCCCAGCGCCGCTGGGGCTGGGCAAGGTGCAGCTGGCCGACGGCCGCTGGGAAACCGGTTTCATCTGCGAGCCGTATGGGCTTGCGGGTGCGCGCGAGATCACCGGCTTCGGCGGCTGGCGCGCCTATCTGCGCAGCCTGGCCTGA
- a CDS encoding sensor domain-containing diguanylate cyclase, protein MPQRALKKSQLSLLLLLFLLLACGFLATSLVSYYASRDSIRSSIINTELPLTSDTVYSEIQKDLVRPVLIASMMSRDTFVRDWVMGGEQDIEQMTRYLREVQEHYGAFTSFFISEKTHTYYQAKGILKTVREEEPRDVWYFRLRDMRQPYEINVDLDMANQDRLTFFINYKVFDYDGRFIGATGVGLTVDAVVKLIDQYQRKYERNVYFVDTDGKLTLTGAEGGPRGARSGQALQDIAGLEGLLAKLPQPQSGTFEYQEQDGGHYLNVRYIPELNWYLFVDKHDGSALAEIRQSLYLNLLICLLITAVVLTLVGLALRRYRSQIEALATTDMLTELPNRRGFDLLASQALREAQRNQSPLSALLIDLDHFKKLNDSHGHLAGDQVLRGFAGKLRTCLRKSDILCRWGGEEFIVLLKDTDSHAAYPLAEKLRQQIEACQFPFAGVDLQIKVSLGLTELRADDSLHSLIARADHALYRAKQGGRNRVCVEPVGS, encoded by the coding sequence ATGCCGCAGCGCGCCCTGAAAAAATCCCAGCTGTCCCTGCTCTTGCTATTGTTCCTCCTGCTCGCCTGCGGCTTCCTCGCCACTTCGCTGGTCAGCTACTACGCCTCCCGCGACTCGATCCGCAGCAGCATCATCAACACCGAACTGCCGCTGACCTCGGACACCGTCTACTCGGAAATCCAGAAGGACCTGGTCCGCCCGGTGCTGATCGCCTCGATGATGAGCCGTGACACCTTCGTCCGCGACTGGGTAATGGGCGGCGAACAGGACATCGAGCAGATGACCCGCTACCTGCGCGAAGTGCAGGAACACTACGGCGCCTTCACCAGCTTCTTCATCTCCGAGAAAACCCACACCTATTACCAGGCCAAGGGCATCCTCAAGACGGTGCGCGAGGAAGAGCCGCGCGATGTCTGGTACTTCCGCCTGCGCGATATGCGGCAGCCCTACGAGATCAATGTCGACCTCGACATGGCCAACCAGGATCGCCTGACCTTCTTCATCAACTACAAGGTGTTCGACTACGACGGCCGCTTCATCGGCGCCACCGGCGTCGGCCTGACCGTCGACGCGGTGGTCAAGCTGATCGACCAATACCAGCGCAAGTACGAGCGAAACGTGTACTTCGTCGACACCGACGGCAAGCTCACCCTGACTGGTGCCGAAGGCGGCCCGCGTGGCGCCCGCAGCGGCCAGGCGCTACAGGACATCGCCGGCCTCGAGGGCTTGCTGGCCAAGCTGCCGCAGCCGCAGAGCGGCACCTTCGAATACCAGGAACAGGATGGCGGCCACTACCTCAATGTGCGCTACATTCCCGAGCTGAACTGGTACCTGTTCGTCGACAAGCACGACGGCAGTGCGCTGGCCGAGATTCGCCAGAGCCTCTATCTGAATCTGCTGATCTGTTTGTTGATCACCGCCGTGGTGCTGACCCTGGTCGGTCTCGCGCTGCGCCGTTACCGGAGCCAGATCGAAGCCCTGGCCACCACCGACATGCTCACCGAACTGCCCAATCGGCGCGGTTTCGACCTGCTCGCCAGCCAGGCCCTGCGCGAAGCGCAGCGCAACCAGAGCCCGCTCAGCGCGCTGCTGATCGACCTCGACCACTTCAAGAAACTCAACGACAGCCACGGCCACCTGGCCGGCGATCAGGTGCTCCGCGGCTTCGCTGGCAAGCTGCGCACGTGCCTGCGCAAGTCCGACATCCTCTGCCGCTGGGGTGGCGAGGAATTCATCGTGCTGCTCAAGGACACCGACAGCCACGCCGCCTACCCGCTCGCGGAAAAGCTGCGCCAGCAGATCGAGGCCTGCCAGTTCCCCTTCGCCGGGGTGGACCTGCAGATCAAGGTCAGCCTCGGCCTCACCGAACTGCGCGCCGACGACAGCCTGCACAGCCTGATCGCGCGCGCCGACCATGCGCTGTACCGGGCCAAGCAAGGCGGACGCAACCGCGTCTGCGTCGAGCCCGTGGGGTCCTGA
- a CDS encoding cysteine-rich CWC family protein has protein sequence MTAVDPSRCPLCGQSNTCTLADPASATQPCWCFTAKVDPAALERVPAAQRQRACLCPRCAQNLPPEQAS, from the coding sequence ATGACCGCTGTCGATCCGTCCCGCTGCCCGCTGTGCGGTCAGTCCAACACCTGCACCCTGGCCGATCCGGCCAGCGCCACGCAGCCCTGCTGGTGCTTCACCGCGAAAGTCGACCCGGCCGCCCTGGAACGCGTGCCCGCCGCGCAGCGCCAGCGTGCCTGCCTGTGCCCGCGCTGCGCGCAGAACCTGCCGCCGGAACAGGCGAGCTGA
- a CDS encoding pseudouridine synthase produces the protein MRLDRLLGNLPHGNRRDARLALAAGRVRVDGLAVRDGRLEVREFNRVELDEQVLQAGKPARYFMLHKPAGVVSATEHPEHRTVLDLLDEPDKHELHLAGRLDLNTTGLLLLTNDGHWSRRLTLPQSKRPKVYYVETEQPIGSEYVETFARGLYFAYEDLTTLPAELEILASHSARLTLFEGRYHQVKRMFGHFHNKVLRLHRERIGTLQLDPELAEGQYRALTPDEVAAL, from the coding sequence ATGCGTCTCGACCGCCTGCTCGGCAACCTGCCCCACGGCAATCGCCGCGACGCACGCCTGGCGCTGGCCGCCGGGCGGGTGCGGGTGGATGGCCTGGCGGTGCGCGATGGCCGCCTGGAAGTGCGCGAATTCAACCGCGTGGAGCTGGACGAGCAAGTGCTGCAGGCCGGCAAGCCGGCGCGCTACTTCATGCTGCACAAGCCGGCCGGGGTGGTCAGCGCCACCGAACATCCCGAACACCGCACCGTGCTCGACCTGCTGGATGAGCCAGACAAGCACGAACTGCACCTGGCCGGGCGCCTCGACCTGAATACCACCGGGCTGTTGCTGCTCACCAACGACGGCCACTGGTCGCGGCGCCTGACCCTGCCGCAGAGCAAGCGGCCGAAGGTCTATTACGTCGAGACCGAACAGCCGATCGGCAGCGAATACGTCGAAACCTTCGCCCGCGGCCTGTACTTCGCCTACGAAGACCTCACCACCCTACCCGCCGAGCTGGAGATTCTCGCCAGCCATAGCGCCCGCCTGACTCTCTTCGAGGGCCGCTATCACCAGGTCAAGCGCATGTTCGGGCATTTCCACAACAAGGTCCTGCGCCTGCATCGCGAGCGCATCGGCACGCTGCAGCTCGACCCCGAGTTGGCCGAGGGCCAGTATCGAGCCCTCACCCCGGACGAAGTCGCCGCGCTGTAA